A section of the Paenibacillus yonginensis genome encodes:
- a CDS encoding PspA/IM30 family protein produces MGILSRFRQVMKMNVNALLDKAADPEQEADAYMRSLSSDLGQLEAETAAVQADERRARQALDEAQAEIRKLQRYAEKSVEAGREEDALDFLKRKTDREEKLIGLRAAYDQAAAQAEGMKRMKEKLLADLNRLEARRADLKGKLAEAKFQQRLNESGGANSAFKALEEKADLALNEALALAELRGGAEEDDLDTLIAKLEQTEGVPDSRSPGSSDDDKPSSSNGETPVASPEEELAAIKEKLNRKE; encoded by the coding sequence ATGGGGATCCTGTCGAGATTTCGCCAAGTGATGAAGATGAATGTGAACGCTTTATTGGACAAAGCAGCGGATCCGGAGCAGGAAGCTGACGCTTACATGCGCAGCTTGAGCAGCGATCTGGGGCAGCTGGAGGCCGAAACCGCTGCCGTACAGGCGGATGAACGGAGAGCCCGCCAGGCCCTGGATGAAGCTCAAGCGGAGATCCGTAAGCTGCAGCGTTACGCCGAGAAGTCGGTGGAAGCAGGCCGGGAGGAAGATGCGCTGGACTTTCTGAAGCGCAAGACGGATAGGGAAGAGAAGCTGATCGGGCTTCGCGCGGCTTATGACCAGGCGGCAGCCCAAGCAGAAGGCATGAAGCGGATGAAGGAGAAGCTGCTGGCCGATCTGAACCGGCTGGAGGCGCGCCGGGCCGATCTGAAGGGCAAGCTGGCGGAGGCCAAGTTCCAGCAGCGCTTGAACGAATCCGGCGGAGCAAATTCGGCCTTCAAAGCGCTGGAAGAGAAGGCCGATCTGGCCTTGAACGAGGCTCTTGCCCTGGCAGAGCTGAGGGGCGGCGCCGAGGAGGACGATCTGGACACGCTGATTGCCAAGCTGGAGCAGACGGAGGGCGTTCCAGACAGCCGTTCGCCCGGGAGTTCAGACGATGATAAACCGTCTTCCTCCAATGGGGAGACCCCTGTGGCAAGTCCGGAAGAAGAGCTGGCTGCTATCAAAGAGAAACTGAACCGAAAGGAATAA
- a CDS encoding TFIIB-type zinc ribbon-containing protein, whose product MPVIEYKCPNCGSGMVFDSATGMLSCPSCGRQDNIEQLQDPLTQTVFTEEDQAQEYHCTSCGAVIITDADTSATTCSFCGSAVVLGDRLTGDLAPALVIPFSISKEEAMKAFKKWCKNGLLTPNGFMTADRVKSITGIYVPFWLYELHNNVEVQGHATRVRTYTRGDYQITETQHFEVYRRLKLNYKRVPVDASKKMNDGLMDKLEPFPYGEMKDFKTPYLAGFIAEKYSFDDGELLPRAKEKIRGYIESAISSSVSGYTTVNYTNKNIDTSLKQSDYALLPVWMVYYDFNKQQHTFAMNGQTGKVVGKPPISKAKVTAWFAGVSCVSLVALKLLSLVLGGGFL is encoded by the coding sequence GTGCCGGTAATTGAATACAAATGTCCGAACTGCGGGAGCGGAATGGTGTTCGACAGCGCGACCGGAATGCTTTCCTGTCCCAGCTGCGGCAGGCAGGATAATATCGAACAGCTCCAGGACCCTTTGACGCAGACCGTATTTACGGAAGAAGACCAGGCTCAGGAATACCACTGCACCAGCTGCGGGGCGGTAATCATCACCGATGCGGACACCAGCGCGACAACCTGCAGCTTCTGTGGCTCGGCGGTTGTGCTGGGCGACCGTTTGACCGGGGATTTGGCCCCGGCGCTGGTCATACCTTTTTCCATCAGCAAAGAAGAGGCTATGAAGGCCTTCAAGAAATGGTGCAAGAACGGGCTGCTGACGCCAAACGGATTCATGACAGCCGACCGGGTCAAAAGCATAACCGGCATTTACGTTCCCTTCTGGCTGTATGAGCTTCATAACAACGTGGAAGTGCAGGGCCATGCTACCCGGGTCAGAACCTATACCAGGGGCGATTATCAGATTACGGAAACCCAGCATTTTGAAGTCTATCGGCGGCTGAAGCTTAATTACAAACGGGTCCCGGTGGATGCCTCCAAGAAGATGAACGATGGGCTGATGGATAAGCTGGAGCCATTCCCTTATGGGGAGATGAAGGATTTCAAGACGCCTTACCTGGCCGGATTCATCGCTGAAAAATACAGCTTTGACGATGGAGAACTTCTCCCCCGCGCCAAAGAGAAAATAAGAGGATACATCGAATCCGCGATTTCGTCTTCCGTGTCGGGGTATACAACCGTTAATTATACGAACAAAAATATCGACACCTCGCTGAAGCAGTCGGATTATGCCCTGCTGCCGGTCTGGATGGTGTATTACGATTTCAACAAGCAGCAGCATACGTTTGCGATGAACGGACAAACGGGCAAGGTTGTAGGCAAACCGCCGATCAGCAAAGCGAAGGTGACAGCCTGGTTTGCAGGCGTCTCCTGCGTTTCCCTGGTGGCGCTGAAGCTGTTATCCCTGGTGTTGGGAGGCGGGTTCCTGTGA
- a CDS encoding SPFH domain-containing protein: MGFFKNQFSNVVEWEEFRDDMIFWKWSNREIKKGSKLIIRSGQDAVFINNGKIEGIFEKEGVYNVDSDIIPFLSTLKGFKFGFNSGMRVEVLFVNTKEFTVRWGTQSPILIPTPQLPGGMPIRANGTFNFKVNDYVTLIDKIAGIKESYLVDDVKVRITSVLNQLLMKWISKEGKDMFNLQANADAIAAGIREDLDMQIMGDGLTVTGFQVMSFNYPAEIQEMITKNASYQMIGDLQKYQQVSMTDGIASGKVAGGGAASDMAGMMMGMNMANEMLKNMNGGQSQGQGQGQNAGQNAGQNQSQNQSQTQGPASQPSSQQPPAAPAAASGSVKRPNFCPNCGAKNEGANFCPNCGQKLV, translated from the coding sequence ATGGGCTTCTTTAAAAACCAGTTCTCAAATGTTGTGGAATGGGAAGAGTTCCGCGACGATATGATCTTTTGGAAATGGAGCAACCGGGAGATTAAGAAGGGCAGTAAGCTGATCATCCGCTCCGGCCAGGATGCCGTGTTTATTAACAATGGCAAAATTGAGGGCATTTTTGAAAAAGAAGGCGTCTATAACGTGGACTCGGACATCATTCCTTTTCTCTCCACGTTAAAGGGCTTTAAATTCGGCTTCAACAGCGGCATGAGAGTTGAAGTGCTGTTCGTGAATACGAAGGAGTTCACGGTCAGATGGGGCACGCAAAGCCCGATTCTGATCCCGACGCCGCAGCTGCCAGGCGGCATGCCGATTCGGGCCAACGGCACGTTCAACTTCAAGGTGAATGATTATGTGACGCTGATTGACAAGATCGCCGGCATCAAGGAAAGCTACCTGGTCGATGACGTCAAGGTGCGGATCACCTCGGTGCTGAACCAGCTGCTGATGAAGTGGATCAGCAAAGAAGGCAAAGACATGTTTAATCTGCAGGCTAACGCTGATGCGATTGCGGCAGGGATCCGCGAGGATTTGGATATGCAGATCATGGGTGACGGCCTGACGGTGACCGGCTTTCAGGTGATGAGCTTCAATTATCCGGCTGAAATTCAGGAGATGATTACGAAAAATGCTTCCTACCAGATGATCGGCGATCTGCAGAAATACCAGCAGGTCAGCATGACCGACGGCATCGCTTCCGGCAAGGTTGCGGGCGGCGGTGCGGCGTCTGACATGGCCGGCATGATGATGGGCATGAATATGGCGAATGAAATGCTGAAGAACATGAACGGCGGTCAAAGCCAAGGCCAAGGTCAAGGCCAGAACGCTGGACAGAATGCAGGTCAAAATCAAAGCCAGAATCAAAGCCAGACTCAAGGCCCGGCAAGCCAGCCGTCTTCTCAGCAGCCACCTGCGGCACCCGCTGCAGCTTCCGGCAGCGTCAAACGGCCGAATTTCTGCCCGAACTGCGGAGCGAAGAATGAAGGTGCCAATTTCTGCCCGAATTGCGGTCAGAAACTGGTTTAA
- a CDS encoding TPM domain-containing protein has protein sequence MNKNRYKNTSMWLLLLLVWVAAGLPFQHASAASEGNANKSLIYDEAHLLTAEQTKELNELALRYGAERETDFIIFTTDNPENLDVVDLTENFYDEKAPGYDKSHGNAAILTLDMRNRDVYLAGFYKAEERLDDGRLQKIRSKITPDLTEGNYADAFETYIKTAYKYMGFKPGVNPDNILFNGWFQLGVAVVIGGIVVGIMAYRSGGTVTVNRMTYEDAATSGVLAQEDRYIRTTTTRRKIERQSSGSGGGGGGGRTGGGHSHSGSRGSF, from the coding sequence ATGAACAAGAACAGGTACAAGAACACCAGCATGTGGCTGCTTCTGCTTCTTGTATGGGTGGCGGCAGGTCTTCCTTTTCAGCACGCGTCCGCAGCTTCCGAAGGGAATGCGAACAAGTCGCTTATTTATGATGAGGCACATTTGCTGACCGCGGAGCAGACCAAGGAGCTTAACGAGCTGGCTCTCCGTTACGGAGCGGAGCGTGAAACGGACTTTATTATTTTTACTACCGATAATCCCGAGAATCTGGACGTTGTGGATCTGACGGAGAATTTCTACGACGAGAAGGCGCCGGGGTACGATAAATCCCATGGCAATGCGGCAATTCTGACGCTGGATATGAGGAACAGGGACGTTTATCTGGCCGGATTCTATAAAGCGGAGGAAAGGTTGGATGACGGACGGCTGCAAAAGATTCGCAGCAAGATTACGCCGGATCTAACCGAAGGGAATTATGCGGATGCATTTGAAACGTACATCAAGACCGCATACAAATATATGGGCTTCAAGCCGGGGGTGAATCCGGACAATATTTTGTTTAACGGGTGGTTCCAGCTCGGCGTGGCCGTTGTTATCGGCGGTATCGTGGTTGGCATCATGGCATACCGTTCAGGCGGAACCGTTACCGTGAACCGGATGACTTATGAAGATGCGGCGACATCGGGTGTTCTTGCCCAAGAAGACCGTTATATCCGGACGACTACGACAAGGCGGAAGATTGAGCGGCAATCCAGCGGCTCAGGCGGAGGCGGTGGAGGCGGCAGAACCGGCGGCGGGCATTCGCATAGTGGAAGCCGGGGTTCTTTTTAA
- a CDS encoding glycoside hydrolase family 3 protein, whose product MSKKLIGVPLEGFAEFSRKVAADGAVLLKNEGQVLPLGNGESVSVFGRTQINYYRSGTGSGGSVNVAYTTNLLDGLRSKTNLKVDEELAAVYEKWIEQNPFDNGGGGWAAEPWHQKEMPLSDELVAEARTRSQKAVIVIGRTAGEDQDNAGEPGSYLLTADELDMIKKVTSHFEQTVVVLNVSNIIDMSWVNDSSYIHPISTVIYSWHGGMEGGNAIADVLSGEVTPSGKLTDTIAYSLEDYPSTQNYGNEFKNLYQEDIYVGYRYFETFCPDKVQYEFGFGLSYTTFDVKPEAAKVVTRGGAPYIEATVNVTNTGSTFAGKEVVQLYYEAPQGKLGQPAKALAAFGKTNLLQPGESQKLTISFPVTRMASYDDAGVTGHPYAYVLEEGTYRIFAGTSVKKLSEVAVDGQTGYVVESLQVIEQLQQALAPTEDFTRMKPGSRKADGTYELEYTEVPKLQFSLAERIEKNLPQSLEYTGDQGYKLQDVLDGKVSMETFIAQLSDEDLMAIVRGEGMSSPRVTPGTASAFGGVSEPLQGFGIPVGCTADGPSGIRMDSGDKATQVSIGTLLAATWDTALVEELYVLEGQELLRNEIDTLLGPGLNIRRSPLNGRNFEYFSEDPLISGLFATACVNGIKKGGSNATLKHFACNNQEKYRTKVDAVVSERALREIYLKGFEIAVKESGANSIMTSYNPVNGHWAASNYDLNTTILRGEWGYTGIVMTDWWAVMNDTVNGGPASRQFTNFMVRAQNDLYMVVANYGAETNVWDDNSSESLKNGTLTRGELQRSAMNICRFLMHAPVFSRDWQATDEELKSFKADASLAPEQVQVVAEETAVATETEGTTYIRVEEAGKYRLYAGLMSAESDQAQSACNLILNGQAVTTIQSNGTNANWIKQTLVHVVLEAGVYEMKLELTKPGLQINTIYFKRI is encoded by the coding sequence TTGAGCAAGAAGCTAATCGGAGTTCCATTGGAAGGTTTCGCAGAATTTAGCCGAAAGGTAGCGGCTGACGGCGCCGTGTTGCTGAAGAATGAAGGGCAGGTCCTTCCGCTTGGCAATGGTGAAAGCGTATCCGTATTTGGACGTACCCAAATTAACTATTACCGCAGTGGCACAGGGTCAGGCGGCAGCGTAAATGTGGCTTACACCACCAACCTGCTCGACGGGCTGCGTTCGAAGACCAACTTGAAGGTCGATGAAGAGCTTGCAGCGGTTTATGAGAAATGGATCGAGCAGAACCCGTTTGACAACGGCGGAGGCGGCTGGGCGGCCGAACCTTGGCACCAGAAGGAAATGCCGCTGAGCGACGAGCTTGTAGCCGAGGCCAGAACCCGCTCGCAGAAGGCGGTTATAGTGATTGGACGCACGGCTGGCGAGGACCAGGACAATGCCGGCGAACCCGGCAGTTATCTGCTCACCGCGGATGAACTGGACATGATCAAGAAAGTTACGTCCCATTTCGAGCAAACGGTGGTAGTGCTTAATGTATCCAATATTATTGACATGAGCTGGGTGAACGACAGCAGCTATATCCATCCGATCTCCACTGTCATTTATTCCTGGCATGGAGGCATGGAGGGCGGCAATGCGATTGCAGACGTGCTGTCCGGCGAAGTAACGCCAAGCGGTAAACTGACCGATACGATTGCTTATTCGCTTGAGGATTATCCGTCTACACAGAACTATGGAAATGAATTCAAGAACCTTTATCAGGAGGACATTTACGTAGGTTATCGTTATTTCGAAACCTTCTGCCCGGATAAAGTCCAATACGAATTCGGGTTTGGTCTATCCTACACTACATTTGACGTGAAGCCAGAGGCAGCCAAAGTGGTTACCCGGGGCGGAGCGCCGTATATCGAAGCAACTGTCAACGTAACGAACACGGGCAGCACTTTTGCAGGCAAAGAAGTAGTTCAGCTATATTATGAAGCTCCTCAAGGGAAGCTGGGCCAGCCGGCCAAAGCGCTTGCAGCCTTCGGCAAAACCAACCTTCTCCAGCCCGGCGAATCGCAGAAGCTGACGATCAGCTTCCCGGTAACACGTATGGCTTCCTACGACGATGCCGGGGTAACGGGACACCCTTACGCTTATGTGCTGGAAGAGGGAACTTATCGCATTTTTGCCGGCACCAGTGTGAAAAAGCTGTCCGAGGTGGCTGTAGACGGCCAAACCGGTTATGTAGTGGAGTCGCTCCAGGTGATCGAACAGCTCCAGCAGGCGCTTGCGCCGACCGAGGATTTTACGCGTATGAAGCCAGGCAGCCGCAAAGCCGACGGCACCTATGAGCTGGAATACACTGAAGTTCCAAAGCTGCAATTCTCGCTGGCCGAGCGGATTGAGAAGAACCTTCCACAGTCGCTTGAGTACACAGGCGACCAAGGCTACAAGCTGCAGGATGTGCTGGACGGCAAAGTCAGCATGGAGACCTTCATTGCCCAGCTGAGCGATGAGGATCTGATGGCCATCGTACGCGGAGAAGGCATGAGCAGCCCGCGGGTTACGCCGGGAACGGCTTCGGCGTTCGGCGGAGTCAGCGAGCCGCTTCAAGGCTTCGGCATTCCTGTCGGCTGTACGGCGGACGGCCCTTCCGGCATCCGGATGGACAGCGGAGACAAAGCAACCCAGGTTTCGATCGGCACTTTGCTGGCAGCTACCTGGGATACAGCGCTGGTTGAGGAGCTCTATGTGCTTGAGGGACAGGAGCTGCTTCGCAACGAGATTGATACGCTGCTTGGACCTGGCCTGAACATCCGCCGAAGCCCGCTGAACGGGCGGAACTTTGAGTATTTTTCCGAAGATCCGCTGATTTCCGGTTTGTTTGCTACAGCTTGCGTGAATGGCATCAAGAAAGGCGGCTCCAACGCTACATTGAAGCATTTTGCCTGCAATAACCAGGAGAAATACCGGACCAAGGTAGATGCCGTGGTCTCTGAACGGGCTTTGCGCGAGATTTACCTGAAAGGCTTTGAAATTGCCGTCAAGGAAAGCGGAGCCAATTCCATCATGACCTCTTATAATCCGGTGAACGGTCACTGGGCGGCTTCCAACTACGACCTGAATACCACAATTCTTCGCGGCGAGTGGGGATATACCGGTATTGTGATGACGGACTGGTGGGCGGTTATGAATGATACGGTGAATGGTGGACCGGCAAGCCGTCAATTCACCAATTTCATGGTTCGCGCTCAGAACGATTTGTACATGGTTGTGGCCAACTATGGCGCGGAGACGAATGTCTGGGACGATAACTCCAGCGAATCGCTGAAGAACGGTACCTTGACCCGTGGAGAGCTGCAGCGTTCGGCTATGAACATCTGCCGCTTCCTGATGCATGCTCCGGTCTTCTCCAGAGACTGGCAGGCAACAGACGAAGAGTTGAAGTCCTTTAAAGCGGATGCCAGCCTTGCGCCTGAACAGGTTCAGGTTGTAGCGGAAGAGACCGCGGTGGCAACGGAGACAGAAGGAACGACCTATATCCGGGTTGAAGAAGCCGGTAAATACCGTCTCTACGCCGGTCTCATGTCTGCGGAATCGGATCAGGCTCAAAGCGCATGCAATTTGATTTTGAACGGGCAGGCGGTAACGACCATTCAATCGAACGGCACCAATGCCAACTGGATCAAGCAGACTCTGGTGCATGTTGTCCTGGAAGCCGGCGTATACGAAATGAAGCTGGAGCTAACCAAACCAGGCCTGCAAATTAACACGATCTATTTCAAACGGATCTAA